From the genome of Pukyongia salina, one region includes:
- a CDS encoding DUF4251 domain-containing protein produces MRTIVLVISLLVLVGCKSSDPTITEAEAQRTKMLIDNKNYELDMSWATPLASNAMNQISNANLLPVDSRTGRINLMGSSSYIRVKGDSLEVYLPYFGTHQLGHRPGDTNSAIQFVGEPDKYEASYNEKKELTQIYFRMKERTEQYDVNIRVFKNGNANVNVNSTHRNSISYTGKLKEIEEK; encoded by the coding sequence ATGAGAACTATAGTTTTAGTTATAAGTTTACTAGTGCTTGTGGGATGTAAGAGTTCAGATCCTACCATCACAGAAGCCGAAGCACAGCGTACAAAGATGTTGATAGACAATAAGAATTACGAATTAGACATGAGTTGGGCTACGCCTTTGGCATCCAATGCTATGAACCAGATAAGTAATGCCAATTTATTGCCGGTAGATAGCAGGACGGGCCGAATCAACCTGATGGGCAGCAGTAGTTATATACGCGTTAAAGGAGACAGCCTGGAGGTTTATTTGCCGTATTTTGGTACACATCAGTTAGGACACAGACCCGGAGATACTAATAGTGCCATACAGTTTGTGGGTGAACCAGACAAATACGAAGCAAGCTACAATGAAAAGAAAGAACTCACGCAGATCTATTTCAGGATGAAGGAGCGCACAGAGCAGTACGATGTGAACATTCGCGTATTTAAAAACGGAAATGCAAATGTGAATGTAAACAGCACCCACCGGAATTCTATAAGTTATACCGGAAAGTTAAAGGAGATAGAGGAGAAATAA
- a CDS encoding phospholipase D family protein encodes MAEFLTTNGTSHQIENIIIEAKKELFLVSPYLQISKTFFERLKDAANKGVKIKIIYGKDELKPNERNSLAELKSLELFYFENLHAKCYFNESDMVITSMNMYEFSEKNNREMGVFITRIGDGDLYEKAISETRSIIQSSDIMQLTKTKRKFYQNKKEIQNNSSSKKPKRGYCIRCEQRIPYDIEKPYCKDCFSSWSRYKNPDYEENVCHSCGEFEASSLAKPVCYDCYKLFEK; translated from the coding sequence ATGGCAGAATTCCTTACTACAAATGGTACATCACATCAAATAGAAAATATCATCATTGAAGCTAAAAAAGAACTATTTTTAGTTTCACCCTACCTACAAATTTCTAAGACATTCTTTGAAAGACTGAAAGATGCTGCGAATAAAGGAGTTAAAATAAAAATCATCTACGGCAAAGACGAACTTAAACCAAATGAACGAAATTCTTTAGCTGAACTCAAGAGTTTAGAATTATTCTATTTTGAAAATCTCCATGCCAAGTGCTATTTCAATGAAAGTGACATGGTAATTACTTCAATGAATATGTATGAATTTTCAGAAAAGAATAATCGTGAAATGGGAGTTTTTATCACCAGAATTGGTGATGGTGATCTCTACGAAAAAGCTATTAGTGAAACTCGCTCTATAATTCAATCTTCGGATATAATGCAACTAACAAAAACTAAAAGAAAATTCTATCAAAACAAGAAAGAGATACAGAATAATTCTAGCAGTAAGAAGCCAAAACGAGGATATTGCATTAGATGTGAACAACGAATTCCTTATGACATTGAGAAACCATATTGCAAAGATTGTTTTAGCTCATGGTCTCGCTACAAGAATCCTGATTATGAGGAAAATGTTTGTCATTCATGTGGAGAATTTGAAGCATCGTCCTTGGCAAAACCTGTTTGTTATGATTGCTACAAACTTTTCGAAAAATAA
- a CDS encoding CHAT domain-containing protein: protein MIKIPLNRAIQLLEARLYEVDKPETDLKALQNRLKIDVEAIFGRGSTQSISVITLETLHFDDPNKIAKCKTNFRQTIQGWIQYIKDFNIIEKEKIETSEQEYKEKYKILLDQWNDLVPEYSQLLADYEKIIGNYDDALSELKILQDKLSKKQSLGKMIKILFLGASPINEVKLRIDEEVRDIEGGLKLASLRDLFELKIEWAITAKTLQQAMLDEHPTIVHFSGHGDANGIAVEDSLGNAKLIENDAIGSLFELFSKDIKCVVLNSCYSESQAIEISKHIPYVIGMKKSVNDKAAIAFSVGFYAALGAGKDIEFAFKMGVVAVKLEGVSGSDIPVLLG, encoded by the coding sequence ATGATTAAAATACCATTAAATAGAGCAATTCAACTTTTAGAAGCCAGACTTTATGAAGTAGATAAACCTGAAACAGATTTAAAAGCATTACAAAATCGGCTTAAAATTGACGTAGAAGCAATATTTGGTAGAGGAAGTACACAATCTATTTCTGTGATTACTCTTGAAACCCTGCATTTTGACGATCCTAATAAAATTGCTAAATGCAAAACTAATTTTAGGCAAACTATCCAGGGTTGGATTCAATACATTAAGGATTTTAACATCATCGAGAAAGAAAAAATAGAGACTTCCGAGCAGGAGTACAAAGAAAAATATAAGATACTACTCGATCAATGGAATGATTTAGTTCCTGAATATAGTCAGCTTTTGGCTGATTACGAGAAAATCATTGGTAATTATGATGACGCACTTTCAGAATTGAAAATTTTACAAGACAAATTGAGTAAAAAACAAAGTTTAGGCAAAATGATAAAGATTTTGTTTTTAGGAGCAAGCCCAATAAACGAAGTTAAATTGAGAATTGATGAAGAGGTTAGAGATATTGAAGGCGGACTAAAATTAGCATCATTAAGAGACCTTTTTGAACTTAAAATAGAATGGGCTATAACAGCAAAAACTTTGCAACAAGCAATGTTAGATGAGCATCCTACCATTGTTCATTTTTCAGGTCATGGAGATGCAAATGGAATTGCTGTAGAAGATTCTTTAGGAAATGCAAAACTTATTGAAAATGACGCAATAGGAAGTTTGTTTGAACTCTTCTCTAAGGATATTAAATGTGTTGTTTTAAATTCATGCTATTCAGAATCTCAAGCAATTGAAATATCAAAGCATATTCCATATGTTATTGGAATGAAAAAATCAGTTAATGATAAAGCAGCAATAGCATTTTCTGTTGGATTTTACGCTGCTTTAGGTGCTGGAAAAGACATCGAATTTGCTTTTAAAATGGGAGTTGTTGCTGTCAAATTAGAAGGAGTTTCTGGAAGTGACATACCAGTATTATTAGGATAA